ACACTGTATTCTTTCCCTTCATGCTCAATAATAACGTAGTTTCCTAAGGAATTTTCTTTATTCGTGTGCCCAATTTCATTGTCTTCTTGGCCGTCAGCTGCTGAAACGACAACTCCTTTTAGCGGTGCTACAACCTTTTTTCCATAGGCATAGTAATCTTCGTTTTTCATTCCATCATTTTTATAGCTTTTCTTTCCTTTTCGCACGACTAAATCATATGCATACCTTTGGCTTTCGACTGGATGGTGATAGTTTAACACCTCATGCTTTCCTCCCCAATAGACAAACCATTCACTTTGAATCGGCATCGTATATTTGTTTGCACTCCATCGCTCTCTCTCTGAAAATGATTCTATAGGAGCAAGCACAAGTGCTTGTATAATGTTATGTTCATCAAATATAACGCTGATGGCTTTTGTCTGGGTAGAATTTATCCAAATAAACTGCTCAATTTGAGGAGTTAAATAAAGATTTGTTTCTAGTCTGTAGAACTGTTCTCCTTGATTAAACAATTTGCTCTGCTCCAAAAATTGCTGAAGCGAAACTTGACGTTTAAATTCTTCGCTTACACAATCATAAAGCTTCTGAAAATCCCCTTGTGCAAATAAAGTTCCAAACTTTTCTCTGATATTTACTTTTCTCTCTGTCTCCATCATTGTAATCCACCCTTTTATATGTATTTCAATTTGTTTGAATTATCTATAAGTAATACGTTTTATCTTATAAAAAGGTTTCATTTTCCAATTATTCTATCTAAAAATCTTCTTCTATGCCGTATTTACAATTTTCTCAATCCATTTTATACTTATTTTACAAATATTTGAAAGGGGGTGCAGCATGATGAAAATAACGTTAAATAAAAAAATCAAGCTGCGCCGAGTAAGTATTTTTGGCGCTTAAATTTTAAGGAGATTTCACAATGAAAGTAGCATTAGTACGTCATTACAAAGTAAACAAAGGGCTTCCAGAAAACCACCGTTTATCCACCGATGAACTAGTGGCTTGGTTTCAGGAATATGATGAATCAGATATTACGTATGGGGAGACTGATTTAAATAATATTGAATGGAAACGCTGTTTTTCAAGCGATATGCCGCGAGCACACAAAACGGCAAAGCATATTTATAAACAAGAGATCACTCTCCTTCCGGAACTTAGAGAAATACCTATGCCTATTATTCCAGTAAAATTCAAACTTCCTTTTATTCTCTGGGCATTACTGTTTCGCATGTCCGGACTCATCAACAAACAAGCTCGTAAAGATATGGCTGAGACTAAGAGAAAAGTAGCAGCAGTGCTAGATCGCGCTATTTCCGAGTCAGAAGATGATTTGCTGATTGTCAGCCACGGAGGCATTATGAAGTTTATGCGTAAAGAACTTATAAAACGCGGCTTTAAAGGGCCTCGGTTTGATATTGCTGTTAACGGAAAGCTTTATCTTTTTGAAAAGCAATAGAATGAAGCTTATTAGAAAAAGTCGCAGAGACTACTCTCTGCGACTTTTTAATAACCATTTTCTTCAATTGTTAATGCTTCACGCAAAGCGATATCTTTTCGGATATTATGAGCGATTTCACGCGTGATTTCTCCTTTTTCATAAAGTTCTTGCACCGTTTCCCGCTCGGTATGAAACGCTTTATAACATAAATCTCTCGTTGCTTTTTTACGTTTGCCTGAATTATACTCCGTACTCTCTTTTCTAAGTCTTGCCATGGATCTATGGTATTCACTAATGATAGCAAGTGAAATCATTCGATTTTCTTCGTTCATGTTTTCTTTAATGACCTTTATCGCTTCTTCAATCATTTGAATACGTACTTTGTTCACTTTACTTCTTCTGCGCAGGCTTTGTTTTCTTAAAGCCTGCTTATTCGGTGAAAAAATTCGGACTAGTAATAGCAAAACTTTTTTAAACCTCATCCAGCTCACCAATAATTTGTACCTTACACGATTGGTTACAGCCATTTCAAGCTTGTGCGTATGTTCCAAACAAATATACGCTGTCTCACGGTCTATTTTTTCCTCTTTTAATAGCTTTTCCACCAATTTCCCCTTGGCCTGAAGAGCCAGCAATCGAATTTCTTCTTCATACTGTTTGTTTTCAGAGGCTTCTAAAGGATGCGTTTTAACAATGATGTTATTAATCGTTGTATTATACGTTGAAATTAACGAAAGCGCTGCTCCACGATTTTCCTCGGTCATTTCTCTTTTTAACCGCTGAATAGCAGCTTTGTGCACTTTAATGCGTGCTTTAACCTCTTTTGTATTGCGCTCAGGCTTCTTCGGCGCCTTTTCTGTTTTCGCAATAACAGGTAAAAGAATGCTTGCCGCAACTAAGGTTAACAATATAACGCCTGCTGCTAGAAAAATAATCAGAGAGCGTTCCGGGAAATCACTGCCGTTATCAAGCGTATAAGGAATCGAAAACGCTCCGGCTAACGTAACAGCTCCTCGTACACCTGAAACCGTAATAATACCAATAGACCGAGGCTCAGGTTTTAGATGCTTGTTGTTTTTGTAATACCAGCCTACTGACCATGATACCATCACCCAAATAAATCGTAGTACAAGCAAAAAGACAGTAATAATCAAAATATAAAGAAGCACTTGTCCATTATTAAAGTTTGGATCTTGAATAATTGCTTTCGCCACTTTTGGTATTTGCAGACCAAGCAGCACAAAAACCAAGCCATTTAACAAATATAAAATCACCGTCCAAGTACTTTTTGATACCACTTTAAGCTGCTGGTTAGGTGATTCCTCTCGGTCGCGCTCAATCGCATGCACAATGCCGCCTGCTACAACTGCCAAGATTCCCGATAAATGAAAGTGTTCAGCAATGTAGAAGACAACAAATGGAGTTAGAATTTGTATTAACATATGAATCGTAATATCTTCCATTCCTAAACGTCGAACAAGTACACGCAGTCTGATAATCAGAAAAGCGATAAATGCTCCTACAAACAAACCGCCCAACGCTACCCAAAGGAACTGAAATGTAGCATCTACGATTGAAAAAACGCCCGTTACGGTAGCAGCTACTGCTACTTGAAACGCTACAAGACCAGAGGCATCATTCATCAGTCCTTCCCCTTCAAGCAAATGCATAATTCGCTTAGGCAGCTTTACTCGGCTCGCCATAGCTCCAACTGCCACTACATCTGTTGGGGACAAAATAGCGGCTAGTGCAAATGCCGCCGGTAACGGAATGGAAGGGATAAGCCAATTGATTAGATATCCCCCTACTGCCACCGTTACAAAAACCAGTCCCAGCGCTAGTAATAAAATAGGTGTACGAAGCTTCCAAAGAGCAGCTCTTGACACGTTTTTCCCATCATTAAATAATAGCGGGGCAATAAATAAAATAAAAAATAATTCAGGTTCCAAATGGACATCTCCGCCAAATGGCAATATAGCAAGCCCTGCTCCCAAAGCTATTTGAACTAACGGAACAGGAATAAATGGCACAAAATGATTAATGATATTAGATAGACCAATCAAAGCCAATAAGACTAATATCGTCAGAAAAAATTCCATAAAAACAATCGACTCCTACTTCTATTTACATCTCTTTAAAGGTATCACGTTGTCTCTTTTCGTTCATTTTATAATGTTTAGTTTACGCTTTTTCTGCCAAAAAATGTTGCGGGTTATTAAAAAGTGTTCTTTCTTTTCGATAAGTTTATTTCTACGGAGATTAAGGGAACAGTATACATGATATTCTTTATTTACCATATAAATCAGCTCATCAAACTTTTATAAAGGAGGTGTTCCCTTATCCGTTTCAACGGGGTAAGGAGATAAATTTGGAAACAGTAAATGTCATCTTATTCATCG
The genomic region above belongs to Priestia megaterium and contains:
- a CDS encoding M23 family metallopeptidase, which produces MMETERKVNIREKFGTLFAQGDFQKLYDCVSEEFKRQVSLQQFLEQSKLFNQGEQFYRLETNLYLTPQIEQFIWINSTQTKAISVIFDEHNIIQALVLAPIESFSERERWSANKYTMPIQSEWFVYWGGKHEVLNYHHPVESQRYAYDLVVRKGKKSYKNDGMKNEDYYAYGKKVVAPLKGVVVSAADGQEDNEIGHTNKENSLGNYVIIEHEGKEYSVLAHLKKGSVSVKKGDVVRKGTLLGRCGNSGNSSEPHIHFHVMDASDIETSKSLRIQFHAAIEPIRGDTVIPFFY
- a CDS encoding histidine phosphatase family protein; the protein is MKVALVRHYKVNKGLPENHRLSTDELVAWFQEYDESDITYGETDLNNIEWKRCFSSDMPRAHKTAKHIYKQEITLLPELREIPMPIIPVKFKLPFILWALLFRMSGLINKQARKDMAETKRKVAAVLDRAISESEDDLLIVSHGGIMKFMRKELIKRGFKGPRFDIAVNGKLYLFEKQ
- a CDS encoding Na+/H+ antiporter, whose protein sequence is MEFFLTILVLLALIGLSNIINHFVPFIPVPLVQIALGAGLAILPFGGDVHLEPELFFILFIAPLLFNDGKNVSRAALWKLRTPILLLALGLVFVTVAVGGYLINWLIPSIPLPAAFALAAILSPTDVVAVGAMASRVKLPKRIMHLLEGEGLMNDASGLVAFQVAVAATVTGVFSIVDATFQFLWVALGGLFVGAFIAFLIIRLRVLVRRLGMEDITIHMLIQILTPFVVFYIAEHFHLSGILAVVAGGIVHAIERDREESPNQQLKVVSKSTWTVILYLLNGLVFVLLGLQIPKVAKAIIQDPNFNNGQVLLYILIITVFLLVLRFIWVMVSWSVGWYYKNNKHLKPEPRSIGIITVSGVRGAVTLAGAFSIPYTLDNGSDFPERSLIIFLAAGVILLTLVAASILLPVIAKTEKAPKKPERNTKEVKARIKVHKAAIQRLKREMTEENRGAALSLISTYNTTINNIIVKTHPLEASENKQYEEEIRLLALQAKGKLVEKLLKEEKIDRETAYICLEHTHKLEMAVTNRVRYKLLVSWMRFKKVLLLLVRIFSPNKQALRKQSLRRRSKVNKVRIQMIEEAIKVIKENMNEENRMISLAIISEYHRSMARLRKESTEYNSGKRKKATRDLCYKAFHTERETVQELYEKGEITREIAHNIRKDIALREALTIEENGY